A stretch of Tenrec ecaudatus isolate mTenEca1 chromosome 2, mTenEca1.hap1, whole genome shotgun sequence DNA encodes these proteins:
- the IL7R gene encoding interleukin-7 receptor subunit alpha isoform X2 codes for MAILGTAVGMAFYFLHAVSGESGYAQNGDLEDAEPDDYSFSCYSQLEVNGSHHHSLTCAFDDPDVNRTNLKLTICGALLNTKCLNLNKLQSTYFIKTMAFSLIGESTIYVKRGQESITCKKMKIVKIVKPEAPFDLSVTYREEANDFLVTFNTSHLKKSYAKKLLHDVAYRQEKGGNNWTHVNLSSTILPLLQRKLQRDTMYEVKVRSIPDGGYFEGFWSAWSPSCHFRTPENNNST; via the exons ATGGCAATTCTAGGTACCGCTGTGGGGATGGCTTTCTATTTCCTTCACGCCGTATCTGGAGAAAGTGGCTATGCGCAGAACG gagacttggaagatgcTGAGCCAGATGACTACTCATTCTCATGCTACAGTCAGCTGGAAGTGAATGGATCCCATCATCACTCATTGACCTGTGCTTTTGATGACCCAGATGTCAACAGGACCAACCTGAAATTGACAATATG TGGTGCCCTCTTGAATACAAAATGCCTGAACCTGAATAAACTGCAAAGCACGTATTTCATCAAGACAATGGCATTTTCACTGATTGGAGAAAGCACAATATATGTAAAGCGTGGACAGGAAAGCATAACttgcaaaaaaatgaaaatagtcaAGATAG tCAAGCCAGAGGCGCCTTTTGACTTAAGTGTCACCTATCGTGAAGAAGCCAATGACTTTCTAGTGACATTTAATACATCACACTTGAAAAAGAGCTATGCCAAAAAACTGCTGCATGATGTAGCCTACCGCCAggaaaaaggtggaaacaactggACG CATGTGAATTTGTCCAGTACAATACTGCCACTGCTGCAGAGAAAGCTACAACGGGACACAATGTATGAAGTGAAAGTCCGGTCTATCCCTGACGGGGGCTACTTTGAAGGCTTTTGGAGTGCGTGGAGTCCCAGTTGTCACTTCAGAACTCCAGAAAACA ACAACAGCACCT AA
- the IL7R gene encoding interleukin-7 receptor subunit alpha isoform X1, with amino-acid sequence MAILGTAVGMAFYFLHAVSGESGYAQNGDLEDAEPDDYSFSCYSQLEVNGSHHHSLTCAFDDPDVNRTNLKLTICGALLNTKCLNLNKLQSTYFIKTMAFSLIGESTIYVKRGQESITCKKMKIVKIVKPEAPFDLSVTYREEANDFLVTFNTSHLKKSYAKKLLHDVAYRQEKGGNNWTHVNLSSTILPLLQRKLQRDTMYEVKVRSIPDGGYFEGFWSAWSPSCHFRTPENSGTRELNPVLLTIRLLSSFTMSLFVIVTCVLWRKRIKSVLWPKLPDHKKTLEQLCKKPKKNLNVSFNPECFLDCQIHKVDGILAKDEVEGFLRSDFPPPLEETEKQKLAGGMQGPSWPLDHTVLVPDTSREDSPFRCLPGNINTCNIPELSSTRSPNFRDGGKNGPCVYQDLLLSPGTANSALPPLFPLMLNPAPQGQPLLTSLRSSQEEAYVTMSSFYQNQ; translated from the exons ATGGCAATTCTAGGTACCGCTGTGGGGATGGCTTTCTATTTCCTTCACGCCGTATCTGGAGAAAGTGGCTATGCGCAGAACG gagacttggaagatgcTGAGCCAGATGACTACTCATTCTCATGCTACAGTCAGCTGGAAGTGAATGGATCCCATCATCACTCATTGACCTGTGCTTTTGATGACCCAGATGTCAACAGGACCAACCTGAAATTGACAATATG TGGTGCCCTCTTGAATACAAAATGCCTGAACCTGAATAAACTGCAAAGCACGTATTTCATCAAGACAATGGCATTTTCACTGATTGGAGAAAGCACAATATATGTAAAGCGTGGACAGGAAAGCATAACttgcaaaaaaatgaaaatagtcaAGATAG tCAAGCCAGAGGCGCCTTTTGACTTAAGTGTCACCTATCGTGAAGAAGCCAATGACTTTCTAGTGACATTTAATACATCACACTTGAAAAAGAGCTATGCCAAAAAACTGCTGCATGATGTAGCCTACCGCCAggaaaaaggtggaaacaactggACG CATGTGAATTTGTCCAGTACAATACTGCCACTGCTGCAGAGAAAGCTACAACGGGACACAATGTATGAAGTGAAAGTCCGGTCTATCCCTGACGGGGGCTACTTTGAAGGCTTTTGGAGTGCGTGGAGTCCCAGTTGTCACTTCAGAACTCCAGAAAACAGTGGCACAA GGGAGCTGAATCCTGTTTTGCTCACGATTAGGCTTCTGAGTTCCTTCACCATGTCCCTGTTTGTCATCGTGACCTGTGTATTATGGAGGAAAAG AATTAAGTCTGTTCTATGGCCCAAACTCCCTGATCATAAGAAGACTCTGGAACAACTGTGTAAGAAACCCAAaaag AATCTAAATGTGAGTTTCAATCCTGAGTGTTTCCTGGACTGTCAGATTCATAAGGTGGATGGCATTCTAGCCAAAGATGAAGTGGAAGGCTTTCTGCGAAGTGATTTTCCTCCACCACTGGAGGAGACCGAGAAGCAGAAGCTTGCAGGAGGCATGCAAGGCCCCAGCTGGCCTTTGGATCACACAGTCCTTGTCCCAGACACTTCCAGGGAAGATTCACCCTTCAGATGCCTGCCTGGGAACATCAACACTTGTAACATCCCTGAGCTCTCTTCCACCAGATCCCCCAACTTCAGGGATGGTGGCAAGAACGGGCCCTGTGTGTACCAGGATCTGCTGCTGAGCCCTGGAACTGCCAACAGTGCCCTGCCTCCTCTGTTCCCTCTTATGTTGAACCCAGCTCCCCAGGGACAGCCCCTGCTCACTTCTCTGAGATCAAGTCAAGAAGAAGCCTATGTTACCATGTCCAGCTTCTATCAAAATCAGTGA